A region of uncultured Carboxylicivirga sp. DNA encodes the following proteins:
- the nadC gene encoding carboxylating nicotinate-nucleotide diphosphorylase: MNNELIETFINLAVKEDIGDGDHSSRSCIPEGASGKMKLLAKEEGILAGVEIGISIFHKIDPEIKIEKLIEDGSLIQPGDIVLNAEGKVWSLLQAERIVLNVMQRMSGIATRTNEYVKRLEGTKTRVLDTRKTTPGMRILEKEAVRIGGGVNHRMGLYDMVMLKDNHIDFAGGIEQAVEAVQLYLKEKNKDLKIEVEVRNFEELNEVLHVGGIHRIMLDNFSIENTKKAVELIAGRFETESSGGITMDTLRDYAECGVDYISVGALTHHIKSLDLSLKAY, translated from the coding sequence ATGAATAATGAATTGATTGAAACTTTTATAAATCTTGCTGTTAAAGAGGATATTGGCGATGGTGATCATTCGTCGCGCTCGTGTATACCAGAAGGTGCAAGTGGAAAAATGAAATTGCTTGCCAAGGAAGAGGGAATTCTTGCCGGAGTTGAAATCGGAATTAGCATATTTCATAAAATTGATCCAGAGATTAAGATTGAAAAACTAATTGAAGATGGATCCCTGATTCAGCCCGGAGATATCGTATTGAATGCAGAAGGTAAAGTTTGGTCGCTTTTACAGGCGGAACGTATTGTTTTAAATGTAATGCAGCGAATGAGTGGGATTGCAACCCGTACAAACGAATATGTTAAGAGGTTGGAAGGAACAAAAACCCGAGTGTTGGATACCCGTAAAACCACACCGGGAATGCGTATTTTAGAAAAAGAAGCTGTCAGGATCGGAGGTGGTGTTAACCATCGGATGGGGTTGTACGATATGGTTATGCTAAAAGATAATCATATTGATTTTGCCGGAGGTATTGAACAAGCTGTTGAAGCCGTTCAGCTTTATCTTAAAGAAAAAAATAAAGATCTGAAGATTGAAGTTGAAGTACGTAATTTTGAAGAATTAAATGAAGTACTTCACGTTGGTGGTATACACCGGATTATGTTAGACAATTTTTCAATAGAGAATACAAAAAAGGCTGTTGAATTAATTGCAGGACGTTTCGAGACAGAATCTTCAGGTGGTATAACAATGGATACACTGCGTGATTATGCAGAGTGTGGGGTGGATTATATCTCAGTTGGAGCACTGACCCATCATATTAAGAGTCTCGATTTAAGTTTAAAAGCTTATTAG
- a CDS encoding DUF4783 domain-containing protein: protein MKILTYLILSVTALMVMADVSAQSNNAITTDVVNAIRKGDSESLSKNFYGNIELVLPSKTGVYSKNQAEMVMKDFFNEYPVDHFNIIHEGKKENASFAIGNYDSSNNHFRFTFLTKVQNSKLLIHQLRIEKQDE, encoded by the coding sequence ATGAAGATTCTTACTTATCTTATCCTTTCGGTTACAGCTCTCATGGTAATGGCTGATGTTAGTGCACAATCTAATAATGCTATTACAACGGATGTGGTTAATGCGATTAGAAAGGGCGATTCAGAATCATTATCCAAAAATTTTTACGGAAATATTGAACTTGTTTTACCATCTAAAACAGGGGTATATAGTAAAAATCAGGCGGAAATGGTAATGAAGGATTTCTTTAATGAATATCCGGTTGATCACTTCAATATAATTCATGAAGGCAAAAAAGAAAATGCTTCGTTTGCCATAGGTAATTACGATTCATCAAATAACCATTTTCGTTTTACATTTCTCACTAAAGTACAGAATTCGAAATTATTGATTCACCAACTTAGAATTGAGAAACAAGATGAATAA